A single region of the Gemmatimonadales bacterium genome encodes:
- a CDS encoding EutN/CcmL family microcompartment protein: MYLARIIGRVVSTAKQDTLQGIPLQWLQPVDASGKERGGPVVAADTFGLGPGELCYYITAREASIALWKLDVAVDAAVVGKVDRLDIHGE, from the coding sequence ATGTACCTCGCCAGGATCATCGGCCGCGTGGTCTCCACCGCGAAGCAGGACACGCTGCAAGGGATTCCGTTGCAGTGGCTCCAGCCGGTGGATGCTTCTGGCAAGGAACGCGGCGGGCCGGTGGTCGCGGCCGACACGTTCGGGCTGGGCCCGGGCGAGCTGTGCTACTACATCACGGCGCGAGAGGCATCGATTGCTTTGTGGAAGCTCGACGTCGCTGTTGACGCCGCGGTGGTGGGTAAGGTTGACAGGTTGGACATTCATGGGGAGTGA